The following proteins are encoded in a genomic region of Rattus rattus isolate New Zealand chromosome 2, Rrattus_CSIRO_v1, whole genome shotgun sequence:
- the Gde1 gene encoding glycerophosphodiester phosphodiesterase 1: MWLWEDQGGLLGPFSFVLVLLLVVTRSPFNACVLTGSLYLLLRFFSFEPVPSRRALQVLKPRDRVSAIAHRGGSHDAPENTLAAIRQAAKNGATGVELDIEFTSDGVPVLMHDNTVDRTTDGSGRLCDLTFEQVRKLNPAANHRLRNEFPDERIPTLREAVTECLCHNLTIFFDVKGHADMASAALKNIYMEFPQLYNNSMVCSFLPEVIYKMRQTDQKVITALTHRPWSLSHTGDGKPRYSVFWKQSVFVVLDILLDWSMHNVLWYLCGISAFLMQKDFVSPDYLKKWSAKGIQVVSWTVNTFDEKNYYESHLGSSYITDSMLEDCAPHF, from the exons ATGTGGCTGTGGGAGGACCAGGGCGGCCTCCTGGGCCCCTTCTCTTtcgtgctggtgctgctgctggtggtgacGCGCAGCCCCTTCAACGCCTGTGTGCTCACTGGCAGCCTCTACCTCCTGCTGCGGTTCTTCAGCTTCGAGCCGGTGCCGTCCCGCCGGGCCCTGCAGGTGCTCAAGCCCCGTGACCGCGTGTCCGCCATCGCCCATCGCGGCGGCAGCCACGACGCGCCCGAGAACACGCTGGCGGCCATCCGGCAG GCAGCTAAGAATGGAGCAACAGGTGTGGAGCTGGACATCGAGTTTACTTCTGAtggagttcctgtcttgatgCACGATAACACAGTAGATAGGACAACAGACGGGTCTGGCCGACTATGTGATCTGACATTTGAACAAGTTAGGAAACTTAATCCTGCAGCAAATCACAGACTCAG AAATGAGTTCCCTGACGAAAGGATCCCCACCCTGAGGGAAGCAGTTACAGAGTGCCTCTGCCATAACCTCACCATCTTCTTCGATGTCAAAGGCCATGCAGATATG GCTTCTGCTGCTCTAAAGAATATATACATGGAATTTCCCCAGCTGTACAACAACAGTATGGTCTGCTCATTCTTGCCGGAAGTCATCTATAAA ATGAGACAAACAGATCAGAAGGTAATCACAGCCCTGACTCACAGGCCTTGGAGCCTGAGCCACACTGGAGACGGGAAGCCTCGCTACAGCGTCTTTTGGAAGCAGTCTGTGTTTGTGGTGTTGGACATCTTGCTTGACTGGAGCATGCACAATGTCTTGTGGTACCTGTGTGGGATTTCAGCCTTCCTCATGCAGAAGGATTTTGTCTCCCC GGACTATTTGAAGAAGTGGTCAGCCAAAGGAATCCAGGTTGTTAGTTGGACTGTTAATACCTTTGATGAAAAGAATTACTACGAGTCCCACCTTGGGTCCAGCTACATCACTGACAGCATGCTGGAAGACTGTGCACCTCACTTCTAG